The following proteins come from a genomic window of Crassostrea angulata isolate pt1a10 chromosome 1, ASM2561291v2, whole genome shotgun sequence:
- the LOC128156130 gene encoding zinc finger protein 768-like isoform X10: MNYQKVYMNQIYSSSIMRQVAQMWKNQLLCDAVIKTGNTQTKAHRLVLIAACPMLQHMENASVGSHLEVRLNSDIKQNSINTFLQYLYEGYMMLTEENCKDVEKIAKLLHADSVAKCCVDFQKCLNAKSGMSSYEGANFEVQDSVEFRYVCSTDIQKTVQDGAMKRSSESSGRPPSPGSKRARVQSGGPGMMGRVDDRFSMAHSYTQDPFERVPRLGSGYQQPKPQPGVIEILEDTIEMVTSEPPERDPDGWPRKSDRPPIQKSMSISVAGQVKGGDSDLQIIDVSSLSVPSQSKPSNTSRVRSDSTNDRPSTSYDISQPGRSTQRQSPYSSDQSQSPRTEVDGSFQRQQQQFSQSAAAKQTQPRAAPHPSHPPQLKHMSMSGVQNSQKSFAAGSPSQASFAAGSASQVSFTGVSSSQSNSPQIPPTPASTTAMSPRNVAESTPTLPSPTKSLTEASRRQQTVVIDQPPTDNAQQGQQAQEQSAHKSQEKDPVNQKSIEMHAEDVERLLAASEPVASQSGNTGEKSKESVADLTVIKIEEEDEEDTGGLDMYVDVPDDSKQPLNLGSRDDSTEQSEIEDPPGDWSREDFSNESGSFGADPNISWQDASFNKGPISQSSLRESNTTLRCKDCNLVFADSRSFTSHNLRIHGYRAYCYHCSKPFKSQLGYNYHNNMKHGSGSELFSCLICGKKFQSPSLVKRHMACHSENRPFVCHVCHRGFRFKTNLTAHMKLHTS; encoded by the exons ATGAACTACCAGAAGGTGTACATGAACCAGATCTACTCGAGTTCCATCATGAGGCAGGTGGCTCAGATGTGGAAAAACCAGCTGCTGTGTGACGCAGTCATCAAGACAGGAAACACTCAAACAAAG GCTCACAGATTGGTCCTGATTGCTGCCTGCCCAATGCTTCAGCACATGGAAAATGCATCAGTAGGATCTCATCTGGAAGTACGACTCAATTCTGATATAAAACAGAACTCTATTAATACATTCTTGCAGTATTTGTATGAAGGCTATATGATGTTGACAGAAGAAAACTGCAAAGATGTTGAGAAAATTGCGAAACTTCTGCATGCGGACAGTGTAGCAAAATGCTGTGttgattttcaaaagtgtttAAATGCTAAATCTGGTATGTCATCATATGAAGGTGCTAATTTTGAGGTGCAGGACAGTGTAGAATTCCGTTATGTCTGTTCTACAGACATACAAAAGACTGTGCAGGATGGTGCGATGAAGAGATCCTCTGAAAGCAGTGGAAGACCTCCTAGTCCAGGTAGCAAGAGGGCAAGAGTGCAGTCTGGGGGTCCAGGCATGATGGGTAGAGTTGATGATAGGTTCAGCATGGCACACAGTTACACACAAGACCCATTTGAACGTGTTCCAAGGCTTGGGTCAGGTTACCAACAACCAAAGCCACAACCAGGGGTAATCGAAATTCTAGAGGATACCATAGAGATGGTAACATCTGAACCTCCAGAAAGAGATCCAGATGGGTGGCCCAGGAAGTCAGATAGACCCCCGATCCAGAAAAGTATGTCTATATCTGTTGCTGGCCAGGTGAAAGGTGGAGACAGCGACTTACAGATAATAGATGTTTCAAGTTTATCAGTACCCTCACAAAGCAAACCATCAAATACCAGTAGAGTGCGTTCAGACTCTACAAATGATAGACCTTCTACAAGTTATGACATTTCACAGCCAGGAAGATCAACACAGAGACAGTCTCCATACAGTTCCGACCAGTCCCAGTCTCCAAGGACTGAAGTAGATGGATCTTTCCAAAGACAGCAACAACAGTTCAGCCAATCAGCAGCTGCTAAACAGACACAGCCAAGAGCAGCACCACACCCAAGTCACCCTCCACAGCTGAAGCACATGTCAATGTCTGGTGTACAAAACTCTCAAAAGTCCTTTGCTGCTGGCAGTCCTTCTCAAGCCAGCTTTGCTGCAGGCAGTGCATCGCAAGTTAGTTTTACAGGGGTTAGCAGTTCACAGTCAAACAGTCCTCAGATACCACCCACCCCTGCTAGCACTACTGCCATGAGTCCCAGGAATGTTGCAGAATCTACTCCAACATTGCCATCACCCACTAAATCCTTAACAGAAGCATCACGAAGACAACAAACAGTTGTGATTGACCAGCCTCCTACAGATAATGCTCAACAAGGTCAACAGGCACAAGAGCAATCAGCACACAAATCTCAAGAAAAAGACCCAGTTAATCAGAAATCCATTGAGATGCATGCTGAAGATGTAGAAAGGTTGCTGGCTGCATCTGAGCCTGTAGCTTCTCAGAG TGGGAATACTGGGGAAAAGTCTAAAGAGTCTGTTGCTGACTTGACTGTAATCAAGATAGAGGAGGAGGATGAGGAAGATACTGGGGGTCTGGACATGTATGTAGACGTCCCTGACGACAGCAAGCAGCCCCTTAATCTGGGCAGTCGGGACGATTCCACGGAACAGAGTGAAATAGAAGACCCTCCAGGGGACTGGTCGAGAGAAGATTTCTCCAATGAAAGTGGCAGTTTTGGTGCAGATCCAAATATCTCGTGGCAAGATGCATCCTTTAATAAAG gACCAATTTCCCAGTCTTCTCTCCGCGAGAGCAACACAACACTACGATGTAAAGATTGCAACCTTGTGTTTGCAGACTCCAGAAGTTTCACTAGCCATAATTTACGCATTCACGGGTACAGGGCTTACTGCTACCATTGCAGTAAGCCGTTTAAGTCTCAGCTAGGTTACAATTATCATAACAACATGAAACATGGGTCTGGTAGTGAACTTTTCTCTTGTTTAATCTGTGGGAAGAAGTTCCAGTCTCCAAGTCTTGTAAAACGGCATATGGCATGTCACTCGGAAAATCGACCCTTTGTATGTCACGTGTGTCACAGAGGATTCcggtttaaaacaaacttaacGGCCCATATGAAACTCCACACTTCATAG
- the LOC128156130 gene encoding uncharacterized protein LOC128156130 isoform X17, which translates to MNYQKVYMNQIYSSSIMRQVAQMWKNQLLCDAVIKTGNTQTKAHRLVLIAACPMLQHMENASVGSHLEVRLNSDIKQNSINTFLQYLYEGYMMLTEENCKDVEKIAKLLHADSVAKCCVDFQKCLNAKSGMSSYEGANFEVQDSVEFRYVCSTDIQKTVQDGAMKRSSESSGRPPSPGSKRARVQSGGPGMMGRVDDRFSMAHSYTQDPFERVPRLGSGYQQPKPQPGVIEILEDTIEMVTSEPPERDPDGWPRKSDRPPIQKSMSISVAGQVKGGDSDLQIIDVSSLSVPSQSKPSNTSRVRSDSTNDRPSTSYDISQPGRSTQRQSPYSSDQSQSPRTEVDGSFQRQQQQFSQSAAAKQTQPRAAPHPSHPPQLKHMSMSGVQNSQKSFAAGSPSQASFAAGSASQVSFTGVSSSQSNSPQIPPTPASTTAMSPRNVAESTPTLPSPTKSLTEASRRQQTVVIDQPPTDNAQQGQQAQEQSAHKSQEKDPVNQKSIEMHAEDVERLLAASEPVASQSGNTGEKSKESVADLTVIKIEEEDEEDTGGLDMYVDVPDDSKQPLNLGSRDDSTEQSEIEDPPGDWSREDFSNESGSFGADPNISWQDASFNKDCPGNGRLLVYRDQFGSEHVARRLENNKDKYCYFCKMNRVKTKSGYNIKSRFKCSKCDVSLCLGERMNRNCFYMYHEMLRNKAK; encoded by the exons ATGAACTACCAGAAGGTGTACATGAACCAGATCTACTCGAGTTCCATCATGAGGCAGGTGGCTCAGATGTGGAAAAACCAGCTGCTGTGTGACGCAGTCATCAAGACAGGAAACACTCAAACAAAG GCTCACAGATTGGTCCTGATTGCTGCCTGCCCAATGCTTCAGCACATGGAAAATGCATCAGTAGGATCTCATCTGGAAGTACGACTCAATTCTGATATAAAACAGAACTCTATTAATACATTCTTGCAGTATTTGTATGAAGGCTATATGATGTTGACAGAAGAAAACTGCAAAGATGTTGAGAAAATTGCGAAACTTCTGCATGCGGACAGTGTAGCAAAATGCTGTGttgattttcaaaagtgtttAAATGCTAAATCTGGTATGTCATCATATGAAGGTGCTAATTTTGAGGTGCAGGACAGTGTAGAATTCCGTTATGTCTGTTCTACAGACATACAAAAGACTGTGCAGGATGGTGCGATGAAGAGATCCTCTGAAAGCAGTGGAAGACCTCCTAGTCCAGGTAGCAAGAGGGCAAGAGTGCAGTCTGGGGGTCCAGGCATGATGGGTAGAGTTGATGATAGGTTCAGCATGGCACACAGTTACACACAAGACCCATTTGAACGTGTTCCAAGGCTTGGGTCAGGTTACCAACAACCAAAGCCACAACCAGGGGTAATCGAAATTCTAGAGGATACCATAGAGATGGTAACATCTGAACCTCCAGAAAGAGATCCAGATGGGTGGCCCAGGAAGTCAGATAGACCCCCGATCCAGAAAAGTATGTCTATATCTGTTGCTGGCCAGGTGAAAGGTGGAGACAGCGACTTACAGATAATAGATGTTTCAAGTTTATCAGTACCCTCACAAAGCAAACCATCAAATACCAGTAGAGTGCGTTCAGACTCTACAAATGATAGACCTTCTACAAGTTATGACATTTCACAGCCAGGAAGATCAACACAGAGACAGTCTCCATACAGTTCCGACCAGTCCCAGTCTCCAAGGACTGAAGTAGATGGATCTTTCCAAAGACAGCAACAACAGTTCAGCCAATCAGCAGCTGCTAAACAGACACAGCCAAGAGCAGCACCACACCCAAGTCACCCTCCACAGCTGAAGCACATGTCAATGTCTGGTGTACAAAACTCTCAAAAGTCCTTTGCTGCTGGCAGTCCTTCTCAAGCCAGCTTTGCTGCAGGCAGTGCATCGCAAGTTAGTTTTACAGGGGTTAGCAGTTCACAGTCAAACAGTCCTCAGATACCACCCACCCCTGCTAGCACTACTGCCATGAGTCCCAGGAATGTTGCAGAATCTACTCCAACATTGCCATCACCCACTAAATCCTTAACAGAAGCATCACGAAGACAACAAACAGTTGTGATTGACCAGCCTCCTACAGATAATGCTCAACAAGGTCAACAGGCACAAGAGCAATCAGCACACAAATCTCAAGAAAAAGACCCAGTTAATCAGAAATCCATTGAGATGCATGCTGAAGATGTAGAAAGGTTGCTGGCTGCATCTGAGCCTGTAGCTTCTCAGAG TGGGAATACTGGGGAAAAGTCTAAAGAGTCTGTTGCTGACTTGACTGTAATCAAGATAGAGGAGGAGGATGAGGAAGATACTGGGGGTCTGGACATGTATGTAGACGTCCCTGACGACAGCAAGCAGCCCCTTAATCTGGGCAGTCGGGACGATTCCACGGAACAGAGTGAAATAGAAGACCCTCCAGGGGACTGGTCGAGAGAAGATTTCTCCAATGAAAGTGGCAGTTTTGGTGCAGATCCAAATATCTCGTGGCAAGATGCATCCTTTAATAAAG ATTGCCCAGGAAATGGGAGACTTCTGGTTTATCGAGACCAATTTGGTTCTGAACACGTGGCCAGAAGACTTGAGAATAACAAGgacaaatattgttatttttgtaagatGAATAGAGTAAAAACCAAGTCTGGGTACAATATCAAATCACGGTTTAAGTGTTCGAAATGTGATGTCAGTCTTTGCCTTGGCGAGAGAATGAATCGAAAttgcttttacatgtatcatgaaaTGCTAAGAAACAAAGCAAAGTAG
- the LOC128156130 gene encoding uncharacterized protein LOC128156130 isoform X16, whose amino-acid sequence MNYQKVYMNQIYSSSIMRQVAQMWKNQLLCDAVIKTGNTQTKAHRLVLIAACPMLQHMENASVGSHLEVRLNSDIKQNSINTFLQYLYEGYMMLTEENCKDVEKIAKLLHADSVAKCCVDFQKCLNAKSGMSSYEGANFEVQDSVEFRYVCSTDIQKTVQDGAMKRSSESSGRPPSPGSKRARVQSGGPGMMGRVDDRFSMAHSYTQDPFERVPRLGSGYQQPKPQPGVIEILEDTIEMVTSEPPERDPDGWPRKSDRPPIQKSMSISVAGQVKGGDSDLQIIDVSSLSVPSQSKPSNTSRVRSDSTNDRPSTSYDISQPGRSTQRQSPYSSDQSQSPRTEVDGSFQRQQQQFSQSAAAKQTQPRAAPHPSHPPQLKHMSMSGVQNSQKSFAAGSPSQASFAAGSASQVSFTGVSSSQSNSPQIPPTPASTTAMSPRNVAESTPTLPSPTKSLTEASRRQQTVVIDQPPTDNAQQGQQAQEQSAHKSQEKDPVNQKSIEMHAEDVERLLAASEPVASQSGNTGEKSKESVADLTVIKIEEEDEEDTGGLDMYVDVPDDSKQPLNLGSRDDSTEQSEIEDPPGDWSREDFSNESGSFGADPNISWQDASFNKGHGQTSSTAYPTFTIPRAPAPGHTLAYYEDRKERYCVFCKKHKIKTRSGWHPKSLFRCRECDVCLCSGKQGNRNCFLLHSHYPQLS is encoded by the exons ATGAACTACCAGAAGGTGTACATGAACCAGATCTACTCGAGTTCCATCATGAGGCAGGTGGCTCAGATGTGGAAAAACCAGCTGCTGTGTGACGCAGTCATCAAGACAGGAAACACTCAAACAAAG GCTCACAGATTGGTCCTGATTGCTGCCTGCCCAATGCTTCAGCACATGGAAAATGCATCAGTAGGATCTCATCTGGAAGTACGACTCAATTCTGATATAAAACAGAACTCTATTAATACATTCTTGCAGTATTTGTATGAAGGCTATATGATGTTGACAGAAGAAAACTGCAAAGATGTTGAGAAAATTGCGAAACTTCTGCATGCGGACAGTGTAGCAAAATGCTGTGttgattttcaaaagtgtttAAATGCTAAATCTGGTATGTCATCATATGAAGGTGCTAATTTTGAGGTGCAGGACAGTGTAGAATTCCGTTATGTCTGTTCTACAGACATACAAAAGACTGTGCAGGATGGTGCGATGAAGAGATCCTCTGAAAGCAGTGGAAGACCTCCTAGTCCAGGTAGCAAGAGGGCAAGAGTGCAGTCTGGGGGTCCAGGCATGATGGGTAGAGTTGATGATAGGTTCAGCATGGCACACAGTTACACACAAGACCCATTTGAACGTGTTCCAAGGCTTGGGTCAGGTTACCAACAACCAAAGCCACAACCAGGGGTAATCGAAATTCTAGAGGATACCATAGAGATGGTAACATCTGAACCTCCAGAAAGAGATCCAGATGGGTGGCCCAGGAAGTCAGATAGACCCCCGATCCAGAAAAGTATGTCTATATCTGTTGCTGGCCAGGTGAAAGGTGGAGACAGCGACTTACAGATAATAGATGTTTCAAGTTTATCAGTACCCTCACAAAGCAAACCATCAAATACCAGTAGAGTGCGTTCAGACTCTACAAATGATAGACCTTCTACAAGTTATGACATTTCACAGCCAGGAAGATCAACACAGAGACAGTCTCCATACAGTTCCGACCAGTCCCAGTCTCCAAGGACTGAAGTAGATGGATCTTTCCAAAGACAGCAACAACAGTTCAGCCAATCAGCAGCTGCTAAACAGACACAGCCAAGAGCAGCACCACACCCAAGTCACCCTCCACAGCTGAAGCACATGTCAATGTCTGGTGTACAAAACTCTCAAAAGTCCTTTGCTGCTGGCAGTCCTTCTCAAGCCAGCTTTGCTGCAGGCAGTGCATCGCAAGTTAGTTTTACAGGGGTTAGCAGTTCACAGTCAAACAGTCCTCAGATACCACCCACCCCTGCTAGCACTACTGCCATGAGTCCCAGGAATGTTGCAGAATCTACTCCAACATTGCCATCACCCACTAAATCCTTAACAGAAGCATCACGAAGACAACAAACAGTTGTGATTGACCAGCCTCCTACAGATAATGCTCAACAAGGTCAACAGGCACAAGAGCAATCAGCACACAAATCTCAAGAAAAAGACCCAGTTAATCAGAAATCCATTGAGATGCATGCTGAAGATGTAGAAAGGTTGCTGGCTGCATCTGAGCCTGTAGCTTCTCAGAG TGGGAATACTGGGGAAAAGTCTAAAGAGTCTGTTGCTGACTTGACTGTAATCAAGATAGAGGAGGAGGATGAGGAAGATACTGGGGGTCTGGACATGTATGTAGACGTCCCTGACGACAGCAAGCAGCCCCTTAATCTGGGCAGTCGGGACGATTCCACGGAACAGAGTGAAATAGAAGACCCTCCAGGGGACTGGTCGAGAGAAGATTTCTCCAATGAAAGTGGCAGTTTTGGTGCAGATCCAAATATCTCGTGGCAAGATGCATCCTTTAATAAAG GTCACGGACAAACCTCGTCTACAGCATACCCAACATTTACCATTCCCCGCGCACCTGCTCCGGGTCACACCTTGGCGTACTATGAAGACAGAAAAGAGAGATATTGTGTCTTTTGTAAAAAGCATAAAATCAAAACCCGGTCCGGCTGGCATCCCAAGTCGCTGTTCCGTTGCAGGGAGTGTGACGTGTGTCTATGTTCCGGAAAACAGGGCAACAGGAACTGCTTTCTTTTGCATAGCCATTATCCACAGCTTTCATAG
- the LOC128156130 gene encoding fez family zinc finger protein erm-like isoform X11, with translation MNYQKVYMNQIYSSSIMRQVAQMWKNQLLCDAVIKTGNTQTKAHRLVLIAACPMLQHMENASVGSHLEVRLNSDIKQNSINTFLQYLYEGYMMLTEENCKDVEKIAKLLHADSVAKCCVDFQKCLNAKSGMSSYEGANFEVQDSVEFRYVCSTDIQKTVQDGAMKRSSESSGRPPSPGSKRARVQSGGPGMMGRVDDRFSMAHSYTQDPFERVPRLGSGYQQPKPQPGVIEILEDTIEMVTSEPPERDPDGWPRKSDRPPIQKSMSISVAGQVKGGDSDLQIIDVSSLSVPSQSKPSNTSRVRSDSTNDRPSTSYDISQPGRSTQRQSPYSSDQSQSPRTEVDGSFQRQQQQFSQSAAAKQTQPRAAPHPSHPPQLKHMSMSGVQNSQKSFAAGSPSQASFAAGSASQVSFTGVSSSQSNSPQIPPTPASTTAMSPRNVAESTPTLPSPTKSLTEASRRQQTVVIDQPPTDNAQQGQQAQEQSAHKSQEKDPVNQKSIEMHAEDVERLLAASEPVASQSGNTGEKSKESVADLTVIKIEEEDEEDTGGLDMYVDVPDDSKQPLNLGSRDDSTEQSEIEDPPGDWSREDFSNESGSFGADPNISWQDASFNKGFSMGLQEQGTFSCPECNGSFSSMEALLEHRRTVHKSSYHVMCEECGKVFRSTSGYRNHQKIRHSSDSNVPFCKICGKKFSSSSRLFEHRKKHSDQTYYACQKCGKSFKHARSVKRHDIVCKQ, from the exons ATGAACTACCAGAAGGTGTACATGAACCAGATCTACTCGAGTTCCATCATGAGGCAGGTGGCTCAGATGTGGAAAAACCAGCTGCTGTGTGACGCAGTCATCAAGACAGGAAACACTCAAACAAAG GCTCACAGATTGGTCCTGATTGCTGCCTGCCCAATGCTTCAGCACATGGAAAATGCATCAGTAGGATCTCATCTGGAAGTACGACTCAATTCTGATATAAAACAGAACTCTATTAATACATTCTTGCAGTATTTGTATGAAGGCTATATGATGTTGACAGAAGAAAACTGCAAAGATGTTGAGAAAATTGCGAAACTTCTGCATGCGGACAGTGTAGCAAAATGCTGTGttgattttcaaaagtgtttAAATGCTAAATCTGGTATGTCATCATATGAAGGTGCTAATTTTGAGGTGCAGGACAGTGTAGAATTCCGTTATGTCTGTTCTACAGACATACAAAAGACTGTGCAGGATGGTGCGATGAAGAGATCCTCTGAAAGCAGTGGAAGACCTCCTAGTCCAGGTAGCAAGAGGGCAAGAGTGCAGTCTGGGGGTCCAGGCATGATGGGTAGAGTTGATGATAGGTTCAGCATGGCACACAGTTACACACAAGACCCATTTGAACGTGTTCCAAGGCTTGGGTCAGGTTACCAACAACCAAAGCCACAACCAGGGGTAATCGAAATTCTAGAGGATACCATAGAGATGGTAACATCTGAACCTCCAGAAAGAGATCCAGATGGGTGGCCCAGGAAGTCAGATAGACCCCCGATCCAGAAAAGTATGTCTATATCTGTTGCTGGCCAGGTGAAAGGTGGAGACAGCGACTTACAGATAATAGATGTTTCAAGTTTATCAGTACCCTCACAAAGCAAACCATCAAATACCAGTAGAGTGCGTTCAGACTCTACAAATGATAGACCTTCTACAAGTTATGACATTTCACAGCCAGGAAGATCAACACAGAGACAGTCTCCATACAGTTCCGACCAGTCCCAGTCTCCAAGGACTGAAGTAGATGGATCTTTCCAAAGACAGCAACAACAGTTCAGCCAATCAGCAGCTGCTAAACAGACACAGCCAAGAGCAGCACCACACCCAAGTCACCCTCCACAGCTGAAGCACATGTCAATGTCTGGTGTACAAAACTCTCAAAAGTCCTTTGCTGCTGGCAGTCCTTCTCAAGCCAGCTTTGCTGCAGGCAGTGCATCGCAAGTTAGTTTTACAGGGGTTAGCAGTTCACAGTCAAACAGTCCTCAGATACCACCCACCCCTGCTAGCACTACTGCCATGAGTCCCAGGAATGTTGCAGAATCTACTCCAACATTGCCATCACCCACTAAATCCTTAACAGAAGCATCACGAAGACAACAAACAGTTGTGATTGACCAGCCTCCTACAGATAATGCTCAACAAGGTCAACAGGCACAAGAGCAATCAGCACACAAATCTCAAGAAAAAGACCCAGTTAATCAGAAATCCATTGAGATGCATGCTGAAGATGTAGAAAGGTTGCTGGCTGCATCTGAGCCTGTAGCTTCTCAGAG TGGGAATACTGGGGAAAAGTCTAAAGAGTCTGTTGCTGACTTGACTGTAATCAAGATAGAGGAGGAGGATGAGGAAGATACTGGGGGTCTGGACATGTATGTAGACGTCCCTGACGACAGCAAGCAGCCCCTTAATCTGGGCAGTCGGGACGATTCCACGGAACAGAGTGAAATAGAAGACCCTCCAGGGGACTGGTCGAGAGAAGATTTCTCCAATGAAAGTGGCAGTTTTGGTGCAGATCCAAATATCTCGTGGCAAGATGCATCCTTTAATAAAG GATTCTCTATGGGGCTTCAAGAACAAGGCACTTTCTCCTGCCCAGAGTGTAACGGCTCTTTTTCTAGCATGGAGGCCCTTCTAGAACACAGGAGAACTGTGCATAAATCGTCTTACCACGTTATGTGTGAAGAATGTGGAAAAGTCTTCAGATCGACCTCTGGCTATCGGAACCATCAGAAAATACGTCACAGCTCTGACAGCAACGTCCCTTTTTGCAAGATTTGTGGGAAAAAATTCTCCAGTTCGAGTCGACTTTTTGAGCATCGGAAAAAGCACTCGGATCAGACATATTATGCCTGCCAAAAGTGTGGAAAGTCCTTCAAGCATGCGCGATCAGTGAAGAGGCATGACATAGTCTGTAAACAGTAA
- the LOC128156130 gene encoding uncharacterized protein LOC128156130 isoform X12, which translates to MNYQKVYMNQIYSSSIMRQVAQMWKNQLLCDAVIKTGNTQTKAHRLVLIAACPMLQHMENASVGSHLEVRLNSDIKQNSINTFLQYLYEGYMMLTEENCKDVEKIAKLLHADSVAKCCVDFQKCLNAKSGMSSYEGANFEVQDSVEFRYVCSTDIQKTVQDGAMKRSSESSGRPPSPGSKRARVQSGGPGMMGRVDDRFSMAHSYTQDPFERVPRLGSGYQQPKPQPGVIEILEDTIEMVTSEPPERDPDGWPRKSDRPPIQKSMSISVAGQVKGGDSDLQIIDVSSLSVPSQSKPSNTSRVRSDSTNDRPSTSYDISQPGRSTQRQSPYSSDQSQSPRTEVDGSFQRQQQQFSQSAAAKQTQPRAAPHPSHPPQLKHMSMSGVQNSQKSFAAGSPSQASFAAGSASQVSFTGVSSSQSNSPQIPPTPASTTAMSPRNVAESTPTLPSPTKSLTEASRRQQTVVIDQPPTDNAQQGQQAQEQSAHKSQEKDPVNQKSIEMHAEDVERLLAASEPVASQSGNTGEKSKESVADLTVIKIEEEDEEDTGGLDMYVDVPDDSKQPLNLGSRDDSTEQSEIEDPPGDWSREDFSNESGSFGADPNISWQDASFNKGTYVQVQHCTFAGTGQRRPIKFSRNFQEYDQSAPSQFTWFCYMCNKGFKSSSGYSIHKKIYHTVRPDFPKCPVCGKQFASASRLMRHQLSHSSSKAFTCKRCQKSYKYASSLKSHACADEV; encoded by the exons ATGAACTACCAGAAGGTGTACATGAACCAGATCTACTCGAGTTCCATCATGAGGCAGGTGGCTCAGATGTGGAAAAACCAGCTGCTGTGTGACGCAGTCATCAAGACAGGAAACACTCAAACAAAG GCTCACAGATTGGTCCTGATTGCTGCCTGCCCAATGCTTCAGCACATGGAAAATGCATCAGTAGGATCTCATCTGGAAGTACGACTCAATTCTGATATAAAACAGAACTCTATTAATACATTCTTGCAGTATTTGTATGAAGGCTATATGATGTTGACAGAAGAAAACTGCAAAGATGTTGAGAAAATTGCGAAACTTCTGCATGCGGACAGTGTAGCAAAATGCTGTGttgattttcaaaagtgtttAAATGCTAAATCTGGTATGTCATCATATGAAGGTGCTAATTTTGAGGTGCAGGACAGTGTAGAATTCCGTTATGTCTGTTCTACAGACATACAAAAGACTGTGCAGGATGGTGCGATGAAGAGATCCTCTGAAAGCAGTGGAAGACCTCCTAGTCCAGGTAGCAAGAGGGCAAGAGTGCAGTCTGGGGGTCCAGGCATGATGGGTAGAGTTGATGATAGGTTCAGCATGGCACACAGTTACACACAAGACCCATTTGAACGTGTTCCAAGGCTTGGGTCAGGTTACCAACAACCAAAGCCACAACCAGGGGTAATCGAAATTCTAGAGGATACCATAGAGATGGTAACATCTGAACCTCCAGAAAGAGATCCAGATGGGTGGCCCAGGAAGTCAGATAGACCCCCGATCCAGAAAAGTATGTCTATATCTGTTGCTGGCCAGGTGAAAGGTGGAGACAGCGACTTACAGATAATAGATGTTTCAAGTTTATCAGTACCCTCACAAAGCAAACCATCAAATACCAGTAGAGTGCGTTCAGACTCTACAAATGATAGACCTTCTACAAGTTATGACATTTCACAGCCAGGAAGATCAACACAGAGACAGTCTCCATACAGTTCCGACCAGTCCCAGTCTCCAAGGACTGAAGTAGATGGATCTTTCCAAAGACAGCAACAACAGTTCAGCCAATCAGCAGCTGCTAAACAGACACAGCCAAGAGCAGCACCACACCCAAGTCACCCTCCACAGCTGAAGCACATGTCAATGTCTGGTGTACAAAACTCTCAAAAGTCCTTTGCTGCTGGCAGTCCTTCTCAAGCCAGCTTTGCTGCAGGCAGTGCATCGCAAGTTAGTTTTACAGGGGTTAGCAGTTCACAGTCAAACAGTCCTCAGATACCACCCACCCCTGCTAGCACTACTGCCATGAGTCCCAGGAATGTTGCAGAATCTACTCCAACATTGCCATCACCCACTAAATCCTTAACAGAAGCATCACGAAGACAACAAACAGTTGTGATTGACCAGCCTCCTACAGATAATGCTCAACAAGGTCAACAGGCACAAGAGCAATCAGCACACAAATCTCAAGAAAAAGACCCAGTTAATCAGAAATCCATTGAGATGCATGCTGAAGATGTAGAAAGGTTGCTGGCTGCATCTGAGCCTGTAGCTTCTCAGAG TGGGAATACTGGGGAAAAGTCTAAAGAGTCTGTTGCTGACTTGACTGTAATCAAGATAGAGGAGGAGGATGAGGAAGATACTGGGGGTCTGGACATGTATGTAGACGTCCCTGACGACAGCAAGCAGCCCCTTAATCTGGGCAGTCGGGACGATTCCACGGAACAGAGTGAAATAGAAGACCCTCCAGGGGACTGGTCGAGAGAAGATTTCTCCAATGAAAGTGGCAGTTTTGGTGCAGATCCAAATATCTCGTGGCAAGATGCATCCTTTAATAAAG GGACATATGTTCAAGTTCAACATTGCACATTTGCTGGTACGGGACAAAGACGTCCAATAAAATTCTCCCGGAATTTTCAGGAATATGACCAAAGTGCGCCCTCGCAGTTTACGTGGTTCTGTTACATGTGTAATAAAGGATTTAAATCCTCGTCTGGATATTCAATCCACAAAAAGATATACCACACAGTCAGACCGGATTTCCCAAAATGTCCCGTATGTGGAAAACAGTTTGCAAGTGCTAGTCGACTGATGCGGCACCAACTCTCCCACTCTAGTTCAAAGGCATTTACTTGTAAACGATGTCAAAAGTCGTACAAATATGCCAGCTCCCTTAAATCTCATGCGTGTGCCGATGAAGTATAG